The Corynebacterium vitaeruminis DSM 20294 genome window below encodes:
- the nrdH gene encoding glutaredoxin-like protein NrdH, which yields MSITVYTKPACVQCNATKKALDRAGLDYDLVDISVDDEARDYVMALGYLQAPVVEANGEHWSGFRPERISSLAAQVA from the coding sequence ATGTCGATTACCGTTTACACCAAGCCCGCTTGCGTCCAGTGCAATGCAACCAAGAAGGCCTTGGATCGCGCCGGCCTCGACTACGACCTGGTGGACATCAGCGTTGACGACGAGGCCCGCGACTACGTCATGGCGCTCGGCTACCTGCAGGCCCCGGTCGTGGAGGCCAACGGCGAGCACTGGTCCGGCTTCCGCCCGGAGCGCATCAGCTCGCTGGCTGCCCAGGTCGCATAG
- the nrdF gene encoding class 1b ribonucleoside-diphosphate reductase subunit beta, whose protein sequence is MENYDSYISSHPKPVSAINWNEIEDEKDLEVWDRLTGNFWLPEKVPVSNDIKSWGTLNDLEKQTTMRVFTGLTLLDTIQGTVGAVSMLPDAKTLHEESVYTNIAFMESVHAKSYSNIFMTLASTKEINEAFRWSEENENLQRKAKIILSYYEGDDPLKRKVASTLLESFLFYSGFYLPMYWSSHAKLTNTADIIRLIIRDEAVHGYYIGYKYQVGLAETDLAHRDELKEYTFDLLYDLYDNETKYTEDLYDPLGWTEDVKRFLRYNANKALNNLGYEGLFPVDECRVSPAILSALSPNADENHDFFSGSGSSYVIGKAENTTDEDWDF, encoded by the coding sequence ATGGAAAACTACGATTCCTATATCTCTTCTCACCCCAAGCCCGTGAGCGCCATCAACTGGAACGAGATTGAGGACGAGAAGGACCTCGAGGTGTGGGATCGACTCACCGGAAACTTCTGGCTCCCTGAGAAGGTGCCGGTGTCTAACGACATCAAGAGCTGGGGCACGCTCAACGACCTCGAGAAGCAGACCACCATGCGCGTGTTCACCGGCCTCACCCTCCTGGATACGATCCAGGGCACCGTGGGCGCGGTGTCGATGCTTCCGGACGCGAAGACGCTGCACGAGGAGTCGGTGTACACCAACATCGCCTTCATGGAGAGCGTGCACGCAAAGAGCTACTCCAACATCTTCATGACGCTGGCCTCCACCAAGGAGATCAACGAGGCCTTCCGCTGGTCAGAGGAGAACGAGAACCTCCAGCGCAAGGCGAAGATCATCCTGTCCTACTACGAAGGCGATGATCCGCTGAAGCGCAAGGTCGCCTCGACGCTGCTCGAGTCCTTCCTCTTCTACTCCGGCTTCTACCTGCCGATGTACTGGTCGAGCCACGCCAAGCTGACCAACACCGCCGACATCATCCGCCTCATCATCCGCGACGAGGCCGTCCACGGCTACTACATTGGCTACAAGTACCAGGTCGGGCTCGCGGAGACCGACCTGGCGCACCGCGACGAGCTGAAGGAGTACACCTTCGATCTGCTCTACGACCTCTATGACAACGAGACCAAGTACACCGAGGATCTCTACGATCCGCTGGGCTGGACTGAGGACGTCAAGCGATTCCTGCGCTACAACGCCAACAAGGCGCTGAACAACCTCGGCTACGAGGGGCTCTTCCCGGTGGACGAGTGCCGCGTGTCGCCGGCCATCCTCTCGGCCCTGTCGCCGAACGCCGACGAGAACCACGACTTCTTCTCCGGCTCCGGCTCGTCCTACGTCATCGGCAAGGCGGAGAACACCACCGATGAGGACTGGGACTTCTAG
- a CDS encoding ferritin yields MSINEKLATALNNQVTAELEASVVYLQLSYILDDLSLTGMSSWMKKQSKEEQDHADAFSRHLLDRDYTPQIGDINPPKVDVSTAIEAFEASLAHEQKVTALIRELAILSDSVKDYESRPLIDKFLQEQIEEEATVKEILDRLRMADTGTGLLRLDDELGSR; encoded by the coding sequence ATGAGCATCAACGAGAAACTAGCAACCGCACTGAACAATCAAGTCACCGCCGAGCTCGAGGCCTCCGTCGTCTACCTCCAGCTGTCCTACATCCTCGACGACCTGAGCCTGACCGGCATGAGCTCTTGGATGAAGAAGCAGTCCAAGGAGGAGCAGGACCACGCCGACGCTTTCTCCCGTCACCTCCTCGACCGCGACTACACCCCGCAGATCGGCGACATCAACCCGCCCAAGGTCGACGTGTCCACCGCCATCGAGGCGTTCGAGGCATCGCTCGCCCACGAGCAGAAGGTCACCGCGCTCATTCGCGAGCTGGCCATCCTCTCCGACTCCGTCAAGGACTACGAGTCCCGCCCGCTGATCGACAAGTTCCTCCAGGAGCAGATCGAGGAAGAGGCCACCGTCAAGGAGATCCTCGACCGTCTGCGCATGGCCGACACCGGCACCGGCCTGCTCCGCCTCGACGACGAGCTCGGCTCCCGCTAG
- the ctaD gene encoding aa3-type cytochrome oxidase subunit I, producing the protein MTAVAPRLENYSEPTRPAPTGGARKGELAWKMLTTTDHKLLGIMYIVMSFVWFFVGGLMALLIRAELFSPGLQFLSNEQFNQLFTMHGTIMLLAFGTPIVWGFANYVLPLQIGAPDVAFPRLNAFGFWVTQIGVVAMLAGFLTPGGAADYGWTMYLPLADSIHSPGVGTDFWIVGVGATGVGTIASAINMITTLICLRAPGMTMFRLPIFCWNIFVASIIVLMIFPLLTSAALGVLYDRKLGGHIFDPGNGGGVLWQHLFWFFGHPEVYVLALPFFGIVSEVLPVFSRKPMFGYIGLVFATLSIGTLSMAVWAHHMFVTGAVLLPFFSFMTFLISVPTGVKFFNWLGTMWRGHITWETPMTFAVGFLVTFLFGGLTGIMLASPPLDFQIAESYFLIAHFHYTLFGTVVFASFAGVYFWFPKMTGRMLDERLGKIHFWLTFVGFHGTFLVQHWVGNMGMPRRYADYLESDGFTIYNQVSTIFSFVLGMSVIPLIWNVFKSWRYGEIVTVDDPWGYGNSLEWATSCPPPRHNFTSLPRIRSERPAFELHYPHMVERMRREAHVGHHTEPVNKQPANV; encoded by the coding sequence ATGACCGCTGTGGCGCCAAGGCTGGAGAATTACTCCGAGCCCACCAGGCCCGCACCGACCGGCGGGGCCCGCAAGGGCGAGCTGGCCTGGAAAATGCTAACCACCACCGACCACAAGCTGCTCGGCATCATGTACATCGTGATGTCCTTCGTCTGGTTCTTCGTCGGTGGCCTCATGGCTCTGCTCATCCGCGCAGAGCTCTTCTCCCCGGGACTTCAGTTCCTGTCCAACGAGCAGTTCAACCAGCTGTTCACCATGCACGGCACCATCATGCTGCTGGCGTTCGGTACCCCGATCGTCTGGGGCTTTGCCAACTACGTTCTGCCGCTGCAGATTGGCGCACCCGACGTTGCCTTCCCGCGTCTGAACGCCTTCGGCTTCTGGGTCACCCAGATCGGCGTGGTTGCCATGCTGGCCGGCTTCCTCACCCCTGGTGGCGCGGCTGACTACGGCTGGACCATGTACCTGCCGCTGGCCGACTCCATCCACTCCCCGGGCGTGGGCACCGACTTCTGGATCGTCGGCGTCGGCGCAACCGGTGTCGGTACCATTGCTTCCGCGATCAACATGATCACCACCCTCATCTGCCTCCGCGCACCGGGTATGACCATGTTCCGCCTGCCGATCTTCTGCTGGAACATCTTCGTTGCCTCCATCATCGTCCTGATGATCTTCCCGCTGCTGACCTCCGCGGCCCTCGGCGTCCTGTACGACCGTAAGCTCGGCGGCCACATCTTCGATCCGGGTAACGGCGGCGGCGTGCTCTGGCAGCACCTGTTCTGGTTCTTCGGCCACCCTGAGGTCTACGTCCTGGCACTGCCGTTCTTCGGCATCGTCTCCGAGGTCCTCCCGGTGTTCTCCCGCAAGCCCATGTTCGGCTACATCGGCCTGGTCTTCGCGACCCTGTCCATCGGTACCCTGTCCATGGCCGTGTGGGCTCACCACATGTTCGTCACCGGTGCCGTCCTGCTGCCGTTCTTCTCCTTCATGACCTTCCTCATCTCGGTTCCGACCGGTGTGAAGTTCTTCAACTGGCTGGGCACCATGTGGCGCGGCCACATCACCTGGGAGACCCCGATGACCTTCGCGGTCGGCTTCCTGGTTACCTTCCTCTTCGGTGGCTTGACCGGCATCATGCTGGCCTCCCCGCCGCTGGACTTCCAGATCGCTGAGTCCTACTTCCTGATCGCTCACTTCCACTACACCCTGTTCGGTACCGTGGTGTTCGCATCCTTCGCCGGTGTGTACTTCTGGTTCCCGAAGATGACCGGTCGTATGCTGGACGAGCGCCTGGGCAAGATTCACTTCTGGCTGACCTTCGTCGGCTTCCACGGTACCTTCCTGGTTCAGCACTGGGTGGGCAACATGGGTATGCCGCGTCGTTACGCCGACTACCTCGAGTCCGACGGCTTCACCATCTACAACCAGGTTTCCACGATCTTCTCCTTCGTGCTGGGTATGTCCGTCATCCCGCTCATCTGGAACGTCTTCAAGTCCTGGCGTTACGGCGAGATCGTCACCGTCGACGATCCGTGGGGTTACGGCAACTCCCTCGAGTGGGCTACCTCCTGCCCGCCGCCTCGCCACAACTTCACCTCGCTGCCGCGTATCCGTTCCGAGCGTCCTGCGTTCGAGCTGCACTACCCGCACATGGTGGAGCGCATGCGCCGCGAGGCACACGTTGGCCACCACACCGAGCCGGTGAACAAGCAGCCAGCAAACGTCTAG
- the nrdE gene encoding class 1b ribonucleoside-diphosphate reductase subunit alpha, protein MNVGRLVAEPASIAEQLDYHALNALLNLYDAEGKIQFDKDREAANQFFLQHVNQNTVFFHDLEEKFDYLIKNKYYDPEVVGKYEFDFIKSLFKQAYAHKFRFPTFLGAYKYYTSYTLKTFDGRRYLERFEDRVCMVALTLAAGDQKLASNLVDEIMTGRFQPATPTFLNCGKAQRGEPVSCFLLRIEDNMESIGRAINSALQLSKRGGGVALLLSNLREAGAPIKHIENQSSGVIPVMKLLEDSFSYANQLGARQGAGAVYLNAHHPDILSFLDTKRENADEKVRIKTLSLGVVIPDITFELAKRNEDMYLFSPYDVERIYGVPFADLSVTEHYEEMVEDPRIKKKKINAREFFQTLAEIQFESGYPYIMFEDTVNKANPIAGRVNMSNLCSEILQVNTPSTYNDDLSYSRVGEDISCNLGSLNIAMTMDSPDFGNTIETAIRGLTAVSEQTSIDSVPSIRKGNEAAHAIGLGQMNLHGFLGREHIHYGSEEGLDFTNAYFAAVLYQCLRASHKLAVERGHAFEGFADSDYASGAYFDRFDPAEFAPKTERVKELFAASSIHTPSAEEWEQLKKDVQADGIFNRYLQAVPPTGSISYINNSTSSIHPIASKIEIRKEGKIGRVYYPAPHMDNENLEYYKDAYEIGYEKVIDTYAVATKYVDQGLSLTLFFKDTVTTRDINRAQIYAWRKGIKTLYYIRLRQVALEGTEIEGCVSCML, encoded by the coding sequence ATGAACGTCGGACGCCTCGTCGCCGAGCCGGCCAGCATCGCCGAGCAACTTGATTACCATGCGCTCAACGCGCTTTTGAACCTCTACGACGCCGAGGGAAAGATCCAGTTCGACAAGGACCGCGAGGCCGCGAACCAGTTCTTCCTGCAGCACGTTAACCAGAACACGGTCTTCTTCCACGACCTGGAGGAGAAGTTCGATTACCTGATCAAGAACAAGTACTACGACCCGGAGGTCGTGGGCAAGTACGAGTTCGACTTCATTAAGTCCCTGTTCAAGCAGGCCTACGCGCACAAGTTCCGGTTCCCCACCTTCCTCGGCGCCTACAAGTACTACACCTCCTACACGCTGAAGACCTTCGACGGTCGCCGCTACCTCGAGCGCTTCGAGGACCGCGTGTGCATGGTCGCCCTCACGCTGGCCGCAGGCGACCAGAAGCTCGCCTCCAACCTGGTCGACGAGATCATGACCGGCCGCTTCCAGCCGGCCACCCCGACCTTCCTCAACTGCGGCAAGGCGCAGCGCGGCGAGCCCGTGTCCTGCTTCCTCCTGCGCATCGAGGACAACATGGAGTCCATCGGCCGCGCCATCAACTCCGCGCTGCAGCTGTCCAAGCGCGGCGGCGGCGTGGCGCTGCTCCTGTCCAACCTGCGCGAGGCGGGCGCGCCGATCAAGCACATCGAGAACCAGTCTTCCGGCGTCATCCCCGTGATGAAGCTGCTCGAGGACTCCTTCTCCTACGCCAACCAGCTGGGTGCCCGCCAGGGCGCCGGTGCCGTGTACCTCAACGCCCACCACCCGGACATCCTCAGCTTCCTCGACACCAAGCGCGAGAACGCCGACGAGAAGGTCCGCATCAAGACCCTGTCCCTCGGCGTGGTCATCCCGGACATCACCTTCGAGCTTGCCAAGCGCAACGAGGACATGTACCTGTTCTCCCCGTACGACGTCGAGCGCATCTACGGCGTGCCTTTCGCCGACCTGTCGGTGACCGAGCACTACGAGGAGATGGTCGAGGACCCGCGGATCAAGAAGAAGAAGATCAACGCCCGCGAGTTCTTCCAGACCCTGGCGGAGATCCAGTTCGAGTCCGGCTACCCGTACATCATGTTCGAGGACACCGTCAACAAGGCCAACCCGATCGCGGGCCGGGTCAACATGTCCAACCTTTGCTCCGAGATCCTGCAGGTCAACACTCCGTCGACCTACAACGACGACCTGAGCTACTCGCGCGTCGGTGAGGACATCTCCTGCAACCTGGGTTCGCTCAATATCGCCATGACCATGGACTCCCCGGACTTCGGCAATACCATCGAGACCGCGATCCGCGGGCTCACGGCCGTCTCCGAGCAGACCTCCATCGACTCCGTCCCGAGCATTCGTAAGGGCAACGAGGCGGCCCACGCCATCGGCCTGGGCCAGATGAACCTGCACGGTTTCTTGGGGCGCGAGCACATCCACTACGGCTCCGAGGAGGGCTTGGACTTCACCAACGCCTACTTCGCCGCCGTGCTGTACCAGTGCCTGCGCGCCTCCCACAAGCTGGCGGTCGAGCGCGGCCACGCCTTCGAGGGCTTCGCCGACTCCGATTACGCCTCCGGCGCCTACTTCGACCGCTTCGACCCGGCCGAGTTCGCGCCCAAGACCGAGCGGGTGAAGGAGCTGTTTGCGGCCTCCTCCATCCACACCCCGAGCGCGGAGGAGTGGGAGCAGCTGAAGAAGGACGTGCAGGCGGACGGAATCTTCAACCGCTACCTGCAGGCGGTGCCGCCGACCGGCTCCATCTCGTACATCAACAACTCCACCTCGTCGATCCACCCGATCGCCTCCAAGATCGAGATCCGCAAGGAGGGCAAGATCGGCCGCGTCTACTACCCGGCGCCGCACATGGACAACGAAAACCTGGAGTACTATAAGGACGCCTACGAGATCGGCTACGAGAAGGTCATCGACACCTACGCGGTGGCCACGAAGTACGTCGACCAGGGCCTGTCTCTGACGCTGTTCTTCAAGGACACCGTGACCACCCGCGACATCAACCGCGCGCAGATCTACGCGTGGCGCAAGGGCATTAAGACCCTCTACTACATCCGCCTGCGCCAGGTGGCGCTGGAGGGCACGGAGATCGAGGGGTGCGTCTCCTGCATGCTTTAA
- the nrdI gene encoding class Ib ribonucleoside-diphosphate reductase assembly flavoprotein NrdI — translation MLVVYYSSATENTKKFVEKLGFPAQRIPMRKSEPELVVDEPYVLVCPTYGGGASISHQNTRPVPGQVIRFLNNEHNRSLIRAVISGGNSNFGTDFGKAGDVISQKCGVPYVYRYELLGTEEDVRLVRGGLTDNAESLGLVPETAS, via the coding sequence ATGCTCGTCGTCTACTACTCATCCGCCACGGAGAACACCAAGAAGTTCGTGGAGAAGCTCGGGTTCCCCGCCCAGCGGATCCCGATGCGCAAGAGCGAGCCGGAACTTGTTGTGGACGAGCCCTACGTGCTGGTCTGTCCCACCTATGGCGGCGGGGCCTCGATCAGCCACCAGAACACGAGGCCCGTTCCGGGGCAGGTCATTCGCTTCCTCAACAACGAGCACAACCGTTCGCTCATCAGGGCGGTGATCTCGGGCGGAAACTCCAACTTCGGCACGGACTTCGGCAAGGCGGGCGACGTCATCTCCCAGAAGTGCGGGGTGCCTTACGTGTACCGCTACGAGCTTCTCGGCACCGAGGAGGACGTTCGGTTGGTTCGAGGCGGGCTCACAGACAACGCCGAGTCGCTGGGCCTCGTCCCGGAAACGGCCAGCTAG